The nucleotide window AGATTTTAAAGTGATAAGTTGAAGTCTGCTCTTGGAAACATGACCTATTACATCTCATAATTACAATGTTTACCTGCTCACTGTTCACAAAAACACGAATGGGAAAGTGTACAGTAAATGTTATATTACACTTTGAAAATATGTGTctaatacagtatgtgtgtatttgttacgCCTGGGTGACTGATATTCCCTGCAGGCTgacattctctttttttttaaaaaaattctcAACGTTGCCACTGTACTGAATCCCTATGAGACCAAGGAGGTCAAACATGTGACTTTACAGCCAATCAATTCGCATCCTCATCCCCCTCAAAGAGCTTACCCATGCCTCATTACACCGTTAAACCAGAACAGGCTCAAAGATCACATCCAAACAATGTTAGCAGATTACTTAAACTAAAATATTTGGGAAAATGGAAACTTGTTACGCACGGTGGCAGCCAGATTTGCCAAAGAAGCGACTTGAAACGTTATAAATTACAATAAGCCTCCCCTCCACATAACTTCATCATTTTTTCATTTGCAAGCATTCACTGTTCAAAATAATCGTCCATAACAAAACAATAATCAATCGGCAGAATATTGTGCAATAACATACAATGGGTCAAAGAACCGTTTCAAACGTCAAAAAGAGATCTGCAGTTGAAAACATAATGCATTAACGATGACATTTAGGCTACTCCAAATAACACTTGACAGTCTTAACAGTTCATGCCTGGCAGGCTCCAAGCCAGTTAGCCTGACAATTAGTGTGGTCAGAGTCAGACATCTAACGCTTTACATTATGTCCTGCTAGTGAGGAGGGACCCAAGATAGGAAGTCGCTTTTTACCTTGGCTAAAagtctctcttcttctttcgcTCTTTCTTCTTTCGTTTTGCCATCTTCATAATGGACAGGCATCTGCAGACAGTCGTCCTCACAGCAAATAAAACTCACAGTACATCCCATCCGGGCGGAACGGTACAGTTTCCCTTATGCAGACCCATTCAAACGCAGTAGCCTAAATCATAAAACGGAGCTCAGTTGAACTCCTTCTAGATCTCCTTCCTCGCAGGTAAGGTAACACGGTGGCACGGTTGAGGTTGTGTGTTGATAACTTGAgatgcaagttttttttttttttttcagcttcaGCACCGCGCTTGAACAAGCAGGCAGTTGTGACTACGTTTCAGTGTTCCATTTATACGAAACATTTCGGATTTACCTTCCTTTCCCGCTGCTCAGGAAGGGGCCGGGTTATGGGAGTACTGTAAAACACGAGAATAAGAATCTGATATGTAATTGAACTCCTGTTCTGTCGCCCCCTCAACTATAATAACTACACAGCACTGGTTGCTCAAGTCGGTTCCAAAAACACCTATTGGCATTTGGCACCATGTAATctgtaattaaatatatatatatctaaacATTACAGTCATTAAAAAGAAtaaattaacagaaaaaatagGGAATATGTATCCTTAGGACAACAGCTCTGAGCCTCCACCATGGTGTGGAATATTGATCTCTTAAAGGCCACAACAGAAGTGTTTTGCCTGGTCCACTGAACAACAGATTCTTGTCATCTCATAAAATAGAAATTATGGACTGAGAGATTAGATAAAATACATAGACAACAAAGGGGGCTTTTAAAGGTCTTCAAACTGGAATTGTGAATAAGTCAGTGCTGTAAAGCCCTTCATAAAAtgtataatctctctctctctctctctgtcttattcTAAGCCCCTACCATTATGAGGTTAATGTTTGACGGCATATTTTCtggtcactcaaacacacacacacacacagagagagagagagagagagagagagagagagagactgtgtgcaaaaaaaaaaaaaaaaagacagtccAAATGAATGAAGTTCCAGCAGTGTGTGGAGTAATGGGACTGTCACCATCTCTGTATATGAATTGCTGGGTGTGCACTCCAGGGCAGGGGGATGCACTTCTCTGCATCAGATGTTCCACTAGGGGAAATCACTGTTATGCAAACTGCACCAAAATATCAGATGTTTATGAAATTATGGGAAACTGCCAACCATGAATACAGTTGTTTTCACACTGCAGGTCGTACATATTATTTACTTATATAGCGTAGTCATATTTTgtctttatgttttttttaagttgatTGCATGATGAACCCACTGATAAGGAAATGTTTAAGTGAAGACTTCCTTCCTAGAGGAAGTTGGCACATAGGCTATACTCGCCAGCCTACTTTtttcatacaacacacacagtttgggTTTTCTGTCTGGCTTTCTATCTGTttgcactctctccatctctcagcaATGTTTCAATTTACTGGCACATTACAAAACAACATGTcttcatattttgaaattattAAGATAACTTGCACAGAAATTAACATTTGACTCTTCCATCCAAATCACAAATCCTGGTTTTCCATCTTCTCATGAAGTTCCCTCACAGGTAGTTACTGTTGCATTTAGAAAGTTTGTTGATGTCTTATTGTGCCCCATTTGTATGATTTATTACAGTATATTATACTAGTATGTTTACTATATGTTAGTTTATTATTTTCCCCATCTATCTCATTTACATACAATTGTGTCTAGATGTATAAAAATGGCACCACAAGACTGCACCTTTGGCAGTAATTCAGATATGCTTTCCTGTTTCATAGCAAACATAATGAGTTCACAGTAACTCCTCTTACCTTTCATAAAATTACAGCAAATTTGATACAACTTGCCAAAAGCTATGGCAGTTAAAGGTGAATATAACATTCAATGAAATTCACTGCACATTCATACGATTTAAATGCCACTTTTGTTTGACTTAAACCATAGCACATTACTGTAGGtttatataaacatatatagcCATAAATATAAACCTTTAGAATGCTACAAACAAATATTAAAAGTGTTCCAGGACCTCAGAAGGAAACATGAAGCTGCCTCCTACAGATGCTGAAGCACTAGGTGCTTATGTGAGGAGCTTGTTGGCGATGAGCCCGCTTGTGTTTGTTCACTGCCTTGAGTGCTCCAACACTGggatgtgtatgaaatgtgatTCGCATGGAGTGGCCAAGTCTGGTTTCCTGGCAGCAGAAGCAGGTCACGGCTGGCACCTTAGAGAGACTGATTCACACAGAGCCTGTATGCTCCATCACCCTCTACACTGCAATGGTGGGGCTTTTACATGTACAACCTGCAGAGATGAGCACCATCTGCAACATTTAGGAGTAACAAGTTTTGGTCTAAACCCAGCAAGCTAATTACCTAAAAGCTTTACTGTATAAACCTGGCACACACCAACAACAGTACAACTGACACTGGCAAAGGCTTACTAGCAGGCTAAATTGGCTTGCTTTTTCTGACATAGTTTGCGATGTTGTGCTATAAAAGCTTGTATTTTTTGCCTGTCCCAGCTTAGGTGGGTAGTAGGGTTGACAGGTGCATCTATCTGTCTTACACATCTCCATTTTTCATCAAGATAATTTGAGGATAACACCCACACTAGTTGTCTTTGAAATTGTGCATCAAAACAAGTGGCAAAATCCTGCATAGTGCTGTTTTGATCTGACCTTCAAAAGACTTAGTTCGAAGTCTATTGACTGTAGCTGCTGTCAAGACACCTGCGGTACATAAAAACAAATGGAATATGTGGGCTGGTGAGGAGATGGATGGCTATTGACTGTATTTGGAATTTCCAAGCACTATTACATTTTATTATGTGTGCACTGTACATATGCGCTTTGGAACATGTATAGACCCAGACCTATAAATGCTCACCTACCCATGCAGTTGATCCACATAATGCCAaaatgtctgcacacacacacacacacacacacacacacacacacacacacacacacacacacacacacacacacacacacaggcacacacacgctggcacAGTTTTATGAAATGTCTGAACAGGTTTATAACAGGAACATGTTGTCACATAGATGTGTCACACAATACCTTTGTTCATCTGTTTATTTTTACTGTGTTGTAGTTTGGAAGCCATCTTCTCCCAGTAAGTGCCTATCTTCTCACTTCTTGTCTGTGTCTCCCCTCTTAGCTGGATGCAGCATTCTATTCAATTCCCTGTTGATTCCACAAAGAACACATTCACATTAAAGGAAGAACAATACAACCCTCTTTCATTTGGTAAAAAAGATAGCCATCTTCTTCAGTATTATTCAGACACTGTGAAAAACGTTTGAATGACGTAGTGATGTTGTTATGTACTTTGGATGTAGATATGAGTGAATGAGTCACTGTAGCGCTCATGGTTCTACGCAAGCAGCCGTGAAACACTTGTGACACTTGAATCCAGTTAAAAagaaatgtgttattttacCGCACTTTTATCAGCGTTCCCCTTAATCATGTTATTTTGTTTATCCCACCTGTTTTTGGATGTGCAGTAAATGTATGACTCAATGTAAATCAACCATCAACACAGGCATCACATCCTGTTAACACCACATCATCACAACACTACATGGTGGCAGCAGGACAGGGGGTCACCTGATGCCTCCCGTCGCCCAGAGCGTGTTCAGCCATGTCAGGGGGCCAAGGGGGGCACAATGACACGGTCCGGCGGCGTCAAAGCCATTTGACCATGGGAAAAGGGCCTCAGCAGGAAGCTCATGTTTCACGGCTGCTTTTTCTCCCTGGTTGTAGAACCAGGAGCGCTACAGTGGCTCACTCACTCATATCTACATCATCTAAGTACATAACAACATCACTACATTTTTCAAACATTTTTCACAGTGTCTGAATAATACTGAAGATGACTATATTTTTGACCAAATGAAGGAGGGTTGTATTGTTCTTGTTTAAACAATGTGATGTTCTTTGTGGAATCAACGGGGGTGATTTGAATCCATCAATATGGGGACTGCTCCATCCAGCGGATGACTGCTCCATCCAGCGGAGAGGGCCTCACAGTGGAGGAGATGTGCCTGTAAGTTGATCCATCTCAAGCCCTCTGAAGGGGACTTCAGAGAGTGTCAGGTGGGGTTATGGAAGTCACAGTTTGTCTTCTCACAACTTTCCAtccgggggggtggggggcgccCCATGGTCAATTGTCAGGAAGAGCAAAGGTCACCTGCAGCAGCTGAGGTCACACTACCATCAGGGACAACCAGCATCCAAGCTCTTCCACTCGAGCATGGAGAGAAAGTTCAGGTTGACGCCTGCAATGGAGATTGGGCAGAGAAGGAAACTTCTGGAAACAAATCCTCTCCTTGTTCTTCCACGTTTCCAGTGCACTTATACTCCCATTCAGCATGTTTAAAGCTACTTTAAGGTGGATTGAGCTATTTGTCAGTTGTTACTTTCAATGGCCATTGGCCAATACCATTGTTTGGCTTCTATTATCTAAGTGTTTGCTAAATGGAAAAACTGGAAATTGAGACTGTTGACATTTCACCCCATTACCTGGTCACTAACACCTCATTCATCCCTTCAGGTGGTGAGCAATTGTCCCTCACTGAGCCCAAAACATATCATGTCTTACTAGCCAGTAGCGAAGCATGAGGTTTAAAATGGGGGAAATCCCACACATGAATTTGACAAACATGAATGGGGattgggagggggggttgttaTTGAGGTAGTAATTAGCCATAAATCTAACATTAGACTACATGATGAGAACTGTTCTAAACTAACACTAAGAGCCTGCCCattgaagctttttttttagctaTGGTGTGCGACGCTAAATCATTGCTTGTTTCACAAAAATGTCAAACACTACCAAATATTTAGAAAACCTGAAAAACAAtattcagaaaaaaaactgtaatcagtGTTTAATTTATGTTCTGATATAGCACTGAATTTAAATATTCATGTTTAAGATTTAAAATGTTGTAGAATACTTACAATGCAAAGCGAGAAAGAGGAAGATGGCTGTGTGTCGGAGGCTTTACGTAGAACCTCAGTCGCTGCAGGACTGACACGTGCATCAGCCATTTCGGTGGGGCAGTAGACAGTTTTGATTGGCTGACTTGCGATCAAGTCCCCCTGAGGAATTGGTCGCAGATCCTACaatatgtcatgtgtgtgtgtgtgtgtgtgtgtgtgtgtgtgtgtgtgtgtgtgtgtttgtttgtgtgtgtgtgtgtctgtgtgtgtgtgtgtgtgtgtgtgtgtgtgtgtgtgtgtgtgtgtatgtgtatatggtgGCAACCTTCCCTTTTGTAGTGTTATCTCAGTAAATGATAAAGCTAAAATAGTAGGTGTGTTTTAAATGAGGAAGAAGAAAAATTAAAGGAACAATGTGAACTTTGTAACCTTACAATAACATAATGTAGTTCTTTACCTGAAAAGTAATGCCTCTCAACAGGCCATTGGTTACCCCATTAGCATCTTATTGAATTAATTCAGGGCCATTGATATTTTGAGcttgtgaaaaaaaatgtgcCAATTTGTGcctatgtgtacatgtgtaaatacattttatagctGTAGAAATGTGCTATGTACACATTTCCTCCTTTTCTACTTTCCTGTGACTCTGAAGTTACAAGCTTGCGACACTAGGTGGATTTACATGGACAGTTTGTTTTGTCAGTACGATTAAACTGAACCGAATGAAAAATGTGTGCCATCTGTTTACGTATGTTCGATTCCAATCAGGTGCTCTcaagcactctagaatctttgtttGGAATAGCATTTACTGCTTTGCTTTTGCTTGAGAAGCTACAGCAGGCATTTGGAATAAGAACGGAATACACCACCCCTTTCACTCCGATAAAAATTCTGATCGTATCGACAGCTTTATTCCGATCAAGGTGTTTACTATCTGTGATATTTTTATTATGATTGAGCCGTTACGCTGATTCTAATCGGATTAAAGCTATCCATGTAAACCCACCCACTGAAGATAGGTATGGTTGCTTGACCCAACCAAATGATAATTGGTACATCTTGATTTTGTCAAATGTCATCATTGTTAGGTCAGTGGCCACTCATAGCATAGCAccatacaaaaaatacaaaacaattttAGAACCAACTTAAAATCATTAAAGCGATGTTACATGGTTAAACAATGTTACacagtttctaagctaaaacatttttttgtgaCATCGCATACTGCAaccatcacctcaccatccgctagctgagggtgccctgaatacactgtaaaaaacggCGGTCTCAATGGatagcccaggctccaaaaagggcatcaaaaacaactttgtccagcctggaccataaaaacataacaaactgttccagccaatcaccgacgagatgcacgtttaggagaatTAGGGAAGGAAGGGGAGGgagttttgtttgaatgtcaacagaagtgatgtttctcaacattgcttagagcacctttaaaataattataatcACAGTTTTGATTTAAATTATTGTATTTTTCTGATATCTCATATCTTGTTGATGCTGGGGTGGCTGGGCTCTATGAAAGTGGATGATGTAGAGGATCTTCAGCCTGCTGAACCAGCAAGTAAGAACACAAATAGAATAGATCTCAAACTGCTAACTAACCACGGTTTACCTTTTATGGGAATAGCACATACCATAAACGGATGATTTATACACTTTACCTTTTTCAAACCTTTTCTAACAGGCTGGGTTGTAGTATATGACCAGATGTGGCAGGAAATGACCAAACATGACGGTCCGGTCAGCGGAATGCACATGATGTCCTGTAAGTACGTTTCTGGTTAGTCTTTGTCAGATTATAGTGACAATTTATAGTTTTTACAATTTACACAGGCAGTTTCACATATTTGGATTGAGCCTAATCCTAGATCCTGTTTGCTCCAGTTGAGACCATTCTGACACAGGACTCATTTCAGGGCACCAGTATCACAATTAGCATTTGGTAGACCTGTCTGTTCTCACCAGGAGAATAACCTCATTATCGGCTTAGAGGGGGTATCACATGGGGGATTACCTCACTTAGCCCCTCACAAACCTGACAGAGATAGTCCAGCAACACCACCCCCCATCCTGGTCCTTCACATCAGAAACCTGTGTTGAATTGTTTGTTATTGCATGactcatacattgttcataatTGTTGCTGATACAGTAGGGTGCTGCACTGTTTGATCCATCCCAATtttatacacatactgtattataAGTGACATGTAAAATGTAATTAAGAGATATTGTAGTACCAGTTGTACGCTGTTTTCACAAGTTTCCACACTTTCCCACATGCCATGGTCTGACACACTGTGAAGTTATTTCTACTTGGAAGTGGTTGAACCTATTGTGGGAAATTGTAGTGAGATGAGATTATGTTTGTCTATCAGGTCAGAAGTTAagaaaatgtgtcaaaatcacaAATGTGGAGAAACTACTTCCTGCGGGGCTTCCCTTTCTTATGAACTTGCCGGAAATAAACACTTGTGTAATGGTTGGTTAAAGCTTTATGAGGAAATAAACTTTCTTATTGCAGCAAATGTTATATGTTCCAGGCTACCTTGGAAACAACACTATGGTAACTACATTCACAAACACTACCACAACCTCGTTccactgtttgtttattttttgcctTCAGCAAGCTTGTAGAATATGCTTAGAGTCTAGAAAGGTGTTTATGGGTTAGTACACCAAAATAAGCCACAAAATAAGttcaaccactagatggcggtAAAACTCCACCTTAAGCACAGGGTCACAGACTAAAACGTTGTTTCTTTCCATTCTAAGATGGATCATTCAAAAAATCGGCATGACCAAATTCTATGCAATATGATTCAAATAATTGCAATAAGTGCTATATGCTGAAGAGTGTTGCCCCTGATGTTTTCCCCTGCACATCACATGAGTGTGAGGCTGCCATCTTGGGACATGTTGGTGCTAGACCTGCTGAAGAGACGGGTCATCCCAGGCCTGTCCATCGCTGCCCTCTTCCTACTTCGCTTCTGGATCAGGCGCTGGAGGTTCCTGCGGAACTTGACCCCGACGAAGGCGTAGAGAACCGGGTTAACGCAGCAGTGTAGGAAGGCGAGCATCTGGGTGAAGACGACGGCCTGGTCGGCGGCCTGCCGCTGGACGCAGTCAAAATCCAGCAGCTTCGCCCGCATCAGCGTGTCCACGACGACCCCCAGGTGCTGCGGGCACCAGCAGAGCAAGAAGGCGGCCACGACGGCGGCGATGACGCGCATGGCACGGAGCCGCTGCAGGCAGCGCGTGCGCCAGAGCCGCAGGGCGATGGCACCGTAGCACGCCAGCATGGTCAGAAGCGGCAGCAGGAAGCCCAGCAGGTGGCGGAGTACGCGCGTGGCCAGGCGCCATTCGGGCGCGCTGTCCATCTCGAAGTGCTCGCTGCAGATCTCTTTCCCCGAGCCGTCGCTCGTCGGCCTGAAGACCTCATTGTGGAGGGCCGTGGGCAGCGAGAGCAGGACGCCGAGAGACCAGACACCAGCACACGTGCCGAAGTTCCACGGCCGGCTGTTGGGCCCCCGCCAGCCGCCGCCCTTCGCCTCACCCGCCCGCACCACGGCTAAGTAGCGGTCAACGCTGATGCACACCAGAAACAGGATGCTGGTGTAGAAGTTCACCTCCGTAAGCATGCTGGTCAGCTTGCAGGCGACAGTCCCGAAGAGCCATCCGCTGGGCATCGAGGCGGCCCAGAACGGGAGGCTCAGGGCCAGCAGGAGGTCAGCCACGGCCAGGTGGAACAGGTACAGGTCAGACGGGGAGAGGCGCTGCTTGCTGGAGCCCACCACCAAGCACACCACCAGGTTACCGGGCACGGCGATGGCGAACACCAGCAGGTAGAACACACAGATGAAAATGTCGGTGATTGCAGGGAGGGGTCTTGGGCGGCAGCTAAAGGTGTCCTCGTTCAGAAACTTGATGCTTAAGTTGCTGTGCTCGGACAAGTTTAGCTCCTCGTACAGCTCATCATCAAAGTCCAGTATGAAACTGCCTGAGCATCACATGAGTAGCCATTAATGTTCATGCAATAAATCATACAATGGCCAAAACctctaattattattattacatattcATAACTGTAATTCATGTtaccgaataataataataataataataataataatagcaatatatattttactatacatttacatttttgcaATTCATTAGAGTATAACTTAGATCACAGAAAGTGTTTATTTTCACTAaaccaaaaaaaacaagaaagtgAGAACAGGCAAAACAAATCTAAGTCTAAACATGCATATCTATCTAACATGTCTaaacatatctatctatctaaatctaACATGCCtatctatttaaaaaaaaaaaaaaaaagatttattgTTGGATTTAAATAGCTTCTCACCTGCCATCTCTTCCAGCGGTAAACAAACCCAACACTGAGGAGACTGCTGCCCCTTCACTTCTCAGTGTCAAAGAACATGACGCATTTCCCCTTAGCCTATTTGCTCAATAGAATTACATACACATCCACctcttgtgtgtttcttttgcGTTTTGTTGTGAAATGAGGATTGTCAATTCACTAAAGACTAAACAACAtttgggtgttttgtaagaaagAAATATAAATCgtcatagacctctccagaataagtcccgcctcctaacttccgtatccatccaaccttttgtcgtcaaatgtctatgggaaataacatggcattTTGAAGATCGTgccctgtcaaactctgtaggtgacaaagtagaaaaagctgctgggcagattggtctacacacttctgccatctagtttccactggatttttgatttttcgTGCCGTTTAAGaagtatagtctatagtatactacttaaacggcacctaataatcaaaaatccagtggaaactagatggcaaaagtgtgtaggccaatctgcccaccagcctttctacttcgctacctacagatgttttaccggtatgatatttcaaacgccatgttatttcccatagacaatcgacgccaggaagttggatggataatGGAAGTTACGGAGacggacttattctggagaggtctattgtaTTTGATACTGATTTGATATATGATAGTTTATATGTGAGGCAAGGTGCCTTCCCTGCAGAAAAGCTTTGTATACCTTACCCTCGGTTTgaatttattttaggctataaTACTAGTTAagactagcctggctagcgccaccacttctcaatgagacgtggtctgggaaccaaacgttcattttctcgtatttgaaaaaaatgcccagatccgttaattgggtgccacggatgtctatcaaatgcgcctgtgcatagctcatcatcgccttgctttcccctgttctgtgattggttccctatctcaggcgaaaatttgctccatggtctccaggctgccttagcagcgtgaatcaaatcgcgcgcaaggcagcatgggaacagcATGGGAAGTTAAGACAAATGTCGACAACAATTACATCTGTTTTATTGCTCTGGTTACAAAAGTAGCTAATTTTCAAATGCTGTTTTGAAAATTCAAGCTATCTTTGGTAATACTTTTCGCTAATATTGTATGTCTGTGGTATTCATTTATCTACACATTCACTGTGGTTCTTAAGTCAAGAATGGTCAAACATACTATATCATTAGTAACCGCAATTACTCTGTCTCTCACCAGCATAGGCCTGTGAAGAAATCGTCAATGGAAAAACAATGTGCAAGTGAGGAAGTCACTGCACACATCAAACTGTGGTGGAAATCTAAGACTTGGTGATAAACCAGCTCTTCCTTTTCTTCGTTTGTAAATTCAAGGACTAATTCCAAAGTTT belongs to Alosa alosa isolate M-15738 ecotype Scorff River chromosome 23, AALO_Geno_1.1, whole genome shotgun sequence and includes:
- the LOC125288524 gene encoding C-X-C chemokine receptor type 1-like, encoding MAGSFILDFDDELYEELNLSEHSNLSIKFLNEDTFSCRPRPLPAITDIFICVFYLLVFAIAVPGNLVVCLVVGSSKQRLSPSDLYLFHLAVADLLLALSLPFWAASMPSGWLFGTVACKLTSMLTEVNFYTSILFLVCISVDRYLAVVRAGEAKGGGWRGPNSRPWNFGTCAGVWSLGVLLSLPTALHNEVFRPTSDGSGKEICSEHFEMDSAPEWRLATRVLRHLLGFLLPLLTMLACYGAIALRLWRTRCLQRLRAMRVIAAVVAAFLLCWCPQHLGVVVDTLMRAKLLDFDCVQRQAADQAVVFTQMLAFLHCCVNPVLYAFVGVKFRRNLQRLIQKRSRKRAAMDRPGMTRLFSRSSTNMSQDGSLTLM